One Kineococcus aurantiacus genomic window carries:
- a CDS encoding FAD-binding protein — protein MTTTTTTVESTTGTTPETTTGIPAVPVPPARPGLESLRELCAGAVHLPGDASYDDARRPWNSAVDQRPAAVVHPASTAEVAAVVRAATALGLRVAPQGTGHCAAAVQDLGDAVLLRTSALTGVEVDPDGLTVTVGAGTLWDEAVTAAAAHGLAVLHGSSPDVGVVGYCLGGGIGWYARALGMAAHSVLSAEVVLPDGSVVRAGEGPGEDADLLWALRGGGGFGIVTRLTLRAHRFSTACAGMLVWDAARVEEVLPAWAAWAADAPVEVTTSFRLLRMPPLPSVPEVFRGRHLVLVDGAVLGGAGHAEQVLAPLRALGPEMDTFADVPVASLTRLHMDPEGPTPVVSRSVLVREFPAEAARAFLDAAGPGSGTALLGAEVRQLGGRLAEPSPTAALSHLKGAFLVFGGSLALDEDGHRAGWDSATRLLEAVAPWSDGATYPNFTEEPGETSRAFTPQAWERLQQLKERYDAGAAVVTAHPVTPAGTPARTASSAVSSTASSAVSGTTSGAGLPAPWTPGSFAAADAFLTAEMATLGRDGTPVAWPVVAFPDPVTGHLTVTTSIGLPVKAFNVRRDARVSLLFSDPTGSARPDAPQVLVRGRATCPDVVHADPRGLEDYWRRLFERQPAGAGGSRRATRALMGWYYLRLVITVVPEDVELRPAPGGDGSPLGSLLEVPRRRRGGTVDERLQRVLARERHRTAVLSWAAADGSPRSARVGLLDGPGSGEGFLLDVPEREAVVAGPATLLAHSHDEQLWNQRVTGAWGAVQPTADGWRFTPRRLAPKFPTSPLGVLAFARRARGTADRYLQRRGLAHPAVDWDAYEALHAPRGQRPVRRG, from the coding sequence GTGACCACCACGACCACCACCGTCGAGAGCACCACCGGGACCACCCCCGAGACCACCACCGGGATCCCCGCCGTCCCCGTCCCGCCCGCCCGGCCGGGGCTGGAGAGCCTGCGCGAGCTGTGCGCCGGGGCCGTGCACCTGCCCGGGGACGCCAGCTACGACGACGCGCGCCGCCCCTGGAACAGCGCCGTCGACCAGCGGCCCGCCGCCGTCGTCCACCCCGCCTCGACCGCCGAGGTCGCCGCGGTGGTGCGGGCAGCCACCGCCCTGGGCCTGCGGGTCGCGCCGCAGGGCACCGGGCACTGCGCCGCGGCGGTGCAGGACCTCGGCGACGCCGTGCTGCTGCGCACCTCCGCGCTGACCGGCGTGGAGGTCGACCCCGACGGGCTGACCGTCACCGTGGGCGCCGGGACGCTGTGGGACGAGGCCGTCACCGCGGCCGCCGCGCACGGCCTGGCCGTGCTGCACGGCTCCTCCCCCGACGTGGGGGTGGTCGGCTACTGCCTGGGCGGTGGCATCGGCTGGTACGCCCGGGCGCTGGGCATGGCCGCGCACAGCGTGCTGTCGGCCGAGGTGGTCCTGCCCGACGGGTCGGTGGTGCGCGCCGGGGAGGGCCCGGGCGAGGACGCGGACCTGCTGTGGGCGCTGCGCGGCGGTGGCGGCTTCGGCATCGTCACCCGCCTGACCCTGCGCGCCCACCGCTTCAGCACCGCGTGCGCGGGGATGCTCGTGTGGGACGCCGCCCGGGTGGAGGAGGTGCTGCCGGCGTGGGCCGCGTGGGCCGCCGACGCCCCCGTGGAGGTCACCACCTCCTTCCGGCTGCTGCGGATGCCGCCGCTGCCCTCGGTGCCGGAGGTGTTCCGCGGCCGGCACCTCGTGCTCGTCGACGGCGCCGTGCTCGGCGGGGCCGGGCACGCGGAGCAGGTCCTGGCCCCGCTGCGCGCCCTCGGCCCGGAGATGGACACCTTCGCCGACGTCCCGGTGGCCTCCCTGACCCGGCTGCACATGGACCCCGAGGGCCCCACGCCCGTCGTGAGCCGCTCGGTGCTGGTCCGGGAGTTCCCCGCCGAGGCGGCGCGCGCGTTCCTGGACGCCGCCGGGCCGGGCTCGGGCACCGCGCTGCTGGGCGCGGAGGTGCGCCAGCTCGGCGGCCGGCTGGCCGAACCGTCCCCGACGGCGGCCCTGTCGCACCTGAAGGGCGCCTTCCTCGTCTTCGGCGGGTCGCTCGCGCTCGACGAGGACGGGCACCGGGCCGGCTGGGACAGCGCCACCCGCCTGCTGGAGGCGGTCGCGCCGTGGTCCGACGGCGCCACCTACCCCAACTTCACCGAGGAGCCGGGCGAGACGTCCCGGGCGTTCACGCCGCAGGCGTGGGAACGGTTGCAGCAGCTGAAGGAGCGCTACGACGCCGGCGCCGCGGTCGTCACCGCCCACCCGGTCACCCCCGCCGGGACCCCCGCGCGCACCGCCTCCAGCGCCGTGTCCAGCACCGCCTCCAGCGCCGTGTCCGGCACCACCTCCGGCGCCGGTCTGCCCGCGCCGTGGACGCCGGGGTCCTTCGCGGCGGCGGACGCCTTCCTCACCGCCGAGATGGCCACCCTCGGCCGGGACGGGACCCCTGTCGCGTGGCCCGTGGTGGCGTTCCCCGACCCCGTCACCGGGCACCTGACCGTCACGACCTCGATCGGCCTGCCCGTCAAGGCCTTCAACGTCCGGCGCGACGCGCGGGTCAGCCTGCTGTTCTCCGACCCCACCGGCTCGGCGCGTCCCGACGCCCCGCAGGTCCTCGTGCGGGGCCGGGCGACCTGCCCCGACGTCGTCCACGCCGACCCGCGCGGTCTGGAGGACTACTGGCGGCGCCTGTTCGAGCGCCAGCCCGCCGGGGCCGGCGGCAGCCGCCGCGCCACGCGCGCCCTGATGGGCTGGTACTACCTGCGCCTGGTCATCACGGTGGTCCCCGAGGACGTCGAGCTGCGACCGGCCCCGGGCGGTGACGGGTCGCCGCTGGGGTCGCTGCTGGAGGTGCCGCGCCGGCGGCGGGGCGGCACGGTCGACGAGCGGCTGCAGCGCGTCCTGGCCCGCGAGCGCCACCGCACCGCGGTGCTGTCCTGGGCCGCGGCGGACGGGTCCCCGCGCTCGGCGCGCGTCGGCCTGCTCGACGGGCCCGGCTCCGGGGAGGGGTTCCTGCTCGACGTCCCCGAGCGGGAGGCCGTCGTGGCGGGTCCGGCGACGCTGCTGGCGCACTCCCACGACGAGCAGCTGTGGAACCAGCGCGTCACCGGGGCGTGGGGTGCGGTGCAGCCCACCGCGGACGGGTGGCGGTTCACGCCGCGGCGGCT
- a CDS encoding DUF6461 domain-containing protein: MLEQSERELEWDDDSERCFTIVQGLTPVQALQVLVPDAVTDIAPAREVEHWLDAPWGLDEQVEYPEIAFAGTHEGWTWVFEPNGFAGSNFEPSTSTPVPSRYISVYWNINAVMRFRYLVDGELGRDFDPLFRADDGADNELNGVDLDADLLVGEPVPEGDPLPQEDDIDWTEPRKASMSLLVNLSGVSWPSTNDLVRSATAAVGYTI, from the coding sequence ATGCTGGAGCAGTCGGAGCGTGAGCTGGAGTGGGATGACGACTCGGAGCGGTGCTTCACGATCGTGCAGGGGTTGACACCCGTCCAGGCTCTGCAAGTGCTAGTGCCCGATGCGGTCACTGACATCGCCCCCGCTCGGGAGGTCGAGCACTGGCTGGATGCGCCCTGGGGTCTTGACGAGCAGGTTGAGTACCCCGAGATCGCCTTCGCCGGGACGCATGAGGGCTGGACCTGGGTGTTCGAGCCCAACGGCTTCGCCGGGTCGAACTTTGAGCCCAGCACATCGACGCCCGTTCCGAGTCGCTACATCAGCGTGTACTGGAACATCAACGCCGTCATGCGCTTTCGCTACCTGGTGGACGGCGAACTGGGCCGCGACTTCGACCCACTCTTCCGCGCCGACGACGGTGCCGACAATGAGCTGAACGGCGTCGACCTTGACGCGGACCTCCTCGTGGGAGAGCCGGTGCCGGAAGGAGACCCCTTGCCCCAGGAGGACGACATCGACTGGACTGAGCCGCGGAAGGCGTCGATGAGCCTGCTGGTCAACCTCAGTGGCGTGAGCTGGCCTTCGACCAACGACCTGGTCCGCAGCGCCACTGCGGCGGTCGGCTACACGATCTGA
- a CDS encoding SRPBCC family protein: protein MTTQEQTQQTLISAGDHTVPITVFARTSAPTGRTFEIIAPIDLTQVFNPVWPFPGVSSIHNNLPEWDRPGLSRYPQFDDGSQATETLTEYVEGYGFAYELTDFTNVLGQLAEGVRGEWSFLPDANGTMIRWTYEFLPKAGRRPILAGPFAPLWKRYMQRALDEMVKHVELTLAATGDR from the coding sequence ATGACCACACAGGAGCAGACCCAGCAGACCCTCATCTCCGCCGGCGACCACACCGTCCCGATCACAGTGTTCGCTCGCACGAGCGCCCCCACGGGTCGTACCTTCGAGATCATCGCCCCCATCGATCTCACTCAGGTCTTCAATCCCGTCTGGCCCTTCCCGGGCGTGAGCTCCATCCACAACAACCTGCCGGAGTGGGACCGCCCCGGCCTTTCGCGCTACCCGCAGTTCGACGACGGATCTCAGGCCACCGAGACGCTCACCGAGTACGTCGAGGGCTACGGGTTTGCCTATGAGCTGACGGACTTCACCAACGTCCTAGGGCAGCTCGCCGAGGGTGTCCGAGGCGAGTGGTCCTTCCTGCCTGACGCCAACGGCACCATGATCCGCTGGACCTACGAGTTCTTGCCCAAGGCGGGCCGACGTCCGATCCTCGCGGGACCCTTCGCTCCCTTGTGGAAGCGTTACATGCAGCGCGCCCTGGACGAAATGGTGAAGCACGTCGAGCTGACGCTGGCGGCAACCGGGGACCGGTGA
- a CDS encoding DeoR family transcriptional regulator, with translation MLGAQRQELLLTRLRTDGRLVAKDLAAELGLSEDSIRRDLRELAAAGLCQRVYGGALPVSPAVADLATRSGVAVDSKRRVAERAARLLTPGCTAILDGGTTALALARALPADLQVTIVTHSPTVAAALVEHPGVDLHVLGGRVFKHSGVACGAAAVEAAAGVNADLFLLGVTGVHPSAGLTTGDSDEAAMKRALARRAADTYVLASAEKIGAASPFTVLPLTDVAGIVTDDTALDAPALKALRDSGVPLLH, from the coding sequence GTGCTGGGAGCCCAACGGCAGGAGCTGCTGCTGACCCGTCTGCGCACCGACGGCCGCCTCGTCGCCAAGGACCTGGCCGCCGAGCTGGGCCTGTCGGAGGACAGCATCCGCCGGGACCTGCGGGAACTGGCCGCCGCCGGGCTGTGCCAGCGCGTCTACGGCGGGGCCCTGCCGGTCTCCCCCGCCGTCGCCGACCTCGCGACCCGCAGCGGCGTGGCCGTCGACAGCAAGCGCCGCGTCGCCGAACGCGCCGCCCGGCTCCTGACCCCCGGCTGCACCGCCATCCTCGACGGCGGCACCACCGCCCTGGCCCTGGCCCGCGCCCTGCCGGCGGACCTGCAGGTCACGATCGTCACCCACAGCCCCACCGTGGCCGCCGCCCTCGTCGAGCACCCCGGCGTCGACCTGCACGTCCTCGGCGGCCGGGTCTTCAAGCACTCCGGCGTGGCCTGCGGGGCCGCCGCGGTCGAGGCCGCCGCCGGCGTCAACGCCGACCTGTTCCTGCTGGGGGTCACCGGCGTCCACCCCAGCGCGGGCCTGACGACCGGGGACTCCGACGAGGCCGCCATGAAGCGCGCGCTGGCCCGCCGGGCCGCCGACACCTACGTCCTGGCCAGCGCCGAGAAGATCGGCGCCGCCTCCCCGTTCACCGTCCTGCCGCTGACGGACGTCGCCGGCATCGTCACCGACGACACCGCGCTGGACGCCCCCGCGCTGAAGGCGTTGCGCGACAGCGGAGTGCCCCTCCTGCACTGA
- a CDS encoding DUF4406 domain-containing protein, translating to MPTTTVEAPPTKPLLILIAGPYRSGTGDDPALLEANRRRLEEAAWPIFHRGHVPMIGEWVALPVLRGGGGDGPAHPLAEQVMYPTAQRLLQHCDGVLRLPGASRGADQDVALAEGLGLPVYRDVEQIPFAVPPAP from the coding sequence ATGCCGACCACCACAGTCGAAGCACCGCCCACGAAACCCCTGCTCATCCTCATCGCCGGTCCGTACCGGTCCGGGACCGGCGACGACCCCGCGCTCCTGGAGGCCAACCGCCGGCGGCTGGAGGAGGCGGCCTGGCCGATCTTCCACCGCGGTCACGTGCCGATGATCGGTGAGTGGGTCGCCCTGCCCGTGCTGCGCGGCGGCGGTGGGGACGGACCGGCCCACCCGCTGGCCGAGCAGGTGATGTACCCGACGGCGCAGCGCCTGCTGCAGCACTGCGACGGCGTGCTGCGCCTGCCCGGCGCCTCCCGCGGGGCGGACCAGGACGTCGCCCTCGCCGAGGGGCTGGGGCTGCCCGTCTACCGCGACGTGGAGCAGATCCCGTTCGCGGTCCCGCCGGCCCCCTGA
- a CDS encoding BTAD domain-containing putative transcriptional regulator, protein MDGTGAGPGGLQLTVFGGLVARRAGRELDLGGPRQRSVLARLLVARGAALTPARLADDVWDGDPPPSSTSALQAYLSRLRRALDPQRGPDSTAALVRTPVGYALQLPEDAVDLWRFERLVDHATASPLEQALPLLEQALALHRAPALQEWAGSRWADQEASRVGELRAVAAERLVAGRLELSVADQAGVLVPELESLVAQEPLREERWRLLALALYRGARQSDALLALRRARRVLREELGVDPGPALRELEAAVLDQDPRLLPAPRPPVRAAGPEGPPGPPGPAAGPPASALAERDGEVGQLRLALGEALSSSGATVLVEGPAGIGKSRLLQEAGHLARGERAQVLTARASALEAAFAFGVVRQLFEPLLVDPRQREGLLRGPAAPAAAVFDAATAPGDRAGRQDEQPDGRPGAPAQGAFGALHALYWLVVGLSSQAPLVLVVDDLQWADTSSLRFLAYLAHRLDGLPVLLVTAVRTGEQGLDAPVIAEIAAHPGTRVLRPAPLSGAAVAGVVRERLGEPDPLFTAACHRSTGGNPLLLRQVLRALQADGARPDSAHTDRVIAIGSRAVAGVVLLRLSRLAPGCDRLARAVAVLGDEQPLVAAAAMAGLDVPAAALAADVLAAAEIFREGHPLAFVHPLVREAVYRGVPAGERALAHEAAADVLGAHGASAEQVAAHLLHAPPRGRPQAAATLRQAARVAAGRGAPESAVLYLVRALEEVPEEPDRTGALLEVGELEQLTDGAAAIGHLREALARARSAPERARTAVRLVFTLVMAGPRGEAVDLARAERAALPVGPDGAGDAELDDHRQALDALARIASFMHGYEAMWAGDDLPEPTGDGPGARMLAVAVAWELHVTAGDLQRCARLCRWALEGEVLVAADPGLFWVIAVMTLELLGQDVEATWDDALQRAQAQGSVISAMGVLLWRGRARWSAGDLREAEHLLGAHDDIGARWAPHAIGITYARAFLAGVALDRGHLPRARELVEAARRGARAGDGAHFGVEAAAALALAEGRPREALDLLDPLTRRPPVTVPAWYGWRPLRARALAALGHPGEAAAVLREELALARAGGSARCTGQALRLLAEVAVDGAEALLREAVAVLTASTARLELARAQAALAAVVEAGDPREAAALRRSALELAEDCGAESLHRELTDLVRGGDADAAQAVRARRHRRLCATEDRAARLLAQGTDVHGIAAALFLTPVAVHGLLQQVKSTLQVQDDEDLAAALP, encoded by the coding sequence GTGGACGGCACCGGGGCTGGACCGGGTGGGCTGCAGCTCACCGTCTTCGGCGGGCTGGTCGCCCGGCGCGCCGGCCGCGAACTGGACCTGGGCGGTCCCCGGCAGCGCTCCGTGCTGGCCCGGCTGCTGGTGGCCCGGGGGGCGGCGCTGACCCCCGCCCGGCTGGCCGACGACGTCTGGGACGGCGACCCCCCGCCCAGCAGCACCAGCGCCCTGCAGGCCTACCTCTCGCGCCTGCGCCGCGCGCTGGACCCCCAGCGCGGCCCGGACAGCACCGCCGCCCTCGTCCGGACACCCGTCGGGTACGCGCTGCAGCTGCCCGAGGACGCCGTGGACCTGTGGCGCTTCGAGCGGCTCGTCGACCACGCCACCGCGTCACCGCTGGAACAGGCCCTCCCGCTGCTCGAGCAGGCCCTGGCGCTGCACCGGGCCCCGGCGCTGCAGGAGTGGGCGGGCAGCCGCTGGGCCGACCAGGAGGCCTCACGGGTCGGCGAGCTGCGCGCGGTCGCCGCCGAACGCCTCGTGGCGGGGCGGCTGGAACTCTCGGTCGCCGACCAGGCCGGCGTGCTCGTGCCCGAGCTGGAGTCGCTGGTGGCGCAGGAACCGCTGCGCGAGGAACGCTGGCGGTTGCTGGCCCTGGCGCTGTACCGCGGCGCGCGCCAGAGCGACGCCCTGCTGGCGCTGCGCCGGGCGCGGCGGGTGCTGCGCGAGGAACTGGGCGTCGACCCCGGCCCGGCCCTGCGCGAGCTCGAGGCGGCCGTGCTGGACCAGGACCCCCGGCTCCTGCCGGCGCCCCGCCCCCCGGTCCGGGCCGCCGGGCCGGAGGGGCCGCCCGGGCCGCCGGGACCCGCGGCCGGGCCGCCCGCGAGCGCGCTGGCCGAGCGCGACGGCGAGGTCGGGCAGCTGCGCCTCGCGCTGGGCGAGGCGCTGTCGTCCAGCGGGGCGACGGTGCTCGTCGAGGGGCCCGCGGGCATCGGCAAGTCCCGGCTGCTGCAGGAAGCGGGCCACCTCGCCCGCGGCGAGCGGGCGCAGGTGCTCACCGCGCGCGCCAGCGCCCTGGAGGCCGCCTTCGCCTTCGGGGTGGTGCGCCAGCTGTTCGAGCCGCTGCTCGTCGACCCCCGGCAGCGCGAGGGACTGCTGCGGGGACCGGCCGCCCCCGCGGCCGCCGTCTTCGACGCCGCCACCGCACCCGGTGACCGGGCGGGCCGGCAGGACGAGCAGCCCGACGGGCGTCCCGGCGCCCCCGCCCAGGGGGCGTTCGGGGCGCTGCACGCCCTGTACTGGCTGGTGGTCGGGTTGTCGTCGCAGGCGCCGCTGGTGCTCGTGGTCGACGACCTGCAGTGGGCCGACACGTCCTCCCTGCGCTTCCTGGCCTACCTGGCGCACCGGCTCGACGGGCTGCCCGTGCTGCTGGTGACGGCGGTGCGCACCGGGGAGCAGGGCCTGGACGCACCCGTCATCGCCGAGATCGCCGCGCACCCCGGCACCCGCGTGCTGCGCCCGGCCCCGCTGAGCGGTGCGGCGGTGGCCGGTGTGGTGCGCGAACGGCTCGGTGAACCCGACCCCCTGTTCACCGCGGCCTGCCACCGCAGCACCGGCGGCAACCCCCTGCTGCTGCGCCAGGTGCTGCGGGCGCTGCAGGCCGACGGCGCCCGGCCCGACTCCGCCCACACCGACCGGGTGATCGCCATCGGCTCCCGGGCGGTGGCCGGCGTCGTCCTGCTGCGCCTGTCGCGCCTGGCCCCCGGGTGCGACCGGCTGGCCCGGGCGGTCGCGGTGCTCGGCGACGAGCAGCCCCTGGTGGCCGCGGCCGCGATGGCCGGGCTGGACGTCCCGGCGGCGGCGCTGGCCGCCGACGTCCTGGCCGCCGCCGAGATCTTCCGCGAGGGCCACCCCCTGGCGTTCGTGCACCCGCTGGTCCGCGAAGCCGTCTACCGGGGCGTGCCCGCCGGCGAGCGCGCCCTGGCCCACGAGGCGGCCGCCGACGTGCTCGGCGCCCACGGCGCGAGCGCCGAGCAGGTGGCGGCGCACCTGCTGCACGCGCCACCGCGGGGCCGCCCGCAGGCGGCCGCCACCTTGCGGCAGGCGGCGCGCGTGGCGGCCGGCCGCGGTGCCCCCGAGAGCGCGGTGCTGTACCTGGTGCGCGCCCTGGAGGAGGTGCCCGAGGAACCCGACCGCACCGGGGCGCTGCTGGAGGTCGGCGAGCTGGAGCAGCTCACCGACGGCGCCGCCGCCATCGGGCACCTGCGCGAGGCCCTCGCGCGGGCCCGCAGCGCCCCCGAGCGCGCCCGCACCGCGGTGCGGCTGGTCTTCACCCTCGTCATGGCCGGTCCGCGCGGTGAGGCCGTCGACCTGGCCCGCGCCGAGCGCGCCGCGCTGCCGGTCGGCCCGGACGGAGCGGGGGACGCGGAGCTGGACGACCACCGGCAGGCCCTCGACGCCCTGGCCCGGATCGCCTCCTTCATGCACGGGTACGAGGCGATGTGGGCCGGCGACGACCTGCCCGAACCGACCGGCGACGGGCCCGGGGCCCGGATGCTGGCGGTGGCCGTGGCGTGGGAGCTGCACGTCACCGCCGGCGACCTGCAGCGCTGCGCCCGGCTGTGCCGGTGGGCGCTGGAGGGCGAGGTGCTCGTGGCCGCCGACCCGGGGCTGTTCTGGGTGATCGCCGTCATGACGCTGGAGCTGCTGGGCCAGGACGTCGAGGCCACCTGGGACGACGCGCTCCAGCGGGCGCAGGCGCAGGGGTCGGTCATCTCCGCGATGGGCGTGCTGCTGTGGCGCGGCCGCGCCCGCTGGTCGGCGGGGGACCTGCGGGAGGCCGAGCACCTGCTCGGCGCGCACGACGACATCGGGGCGCGCTGGGCCCCGCACGCCATCGGCATCACGTACGCCCGGGCCTTCCTCGCGGGCGTCGCGCTGGACCGGGGGCACCTCCCCCGGGCCCGGGAGCTGGTCGAGGCCGCGCGGCGCGGTGCCCGGGCGGGTGACGGCGCCCACTTCGGCGTCGAGGCCGCGGCGGCCCTGGCGCTGGCCGAGGGACGCCCCCGCGAGGCGCTGGACCTGCTCGACCCGCTGACCCGCCGGCCCCCGGTCACCGTCCCGGCCTGGTACGGCTGGCGACCGCTGCGCGCCCGCGCCCTGGCGGCCCTGGGGCACCCCGGGGAGGCCGCGGCCGTGCTGCGCGAGGAGCTCGCGCTCGCCCGCGCCGGCGGGTCGGCGCGCTGCACCGGCCAGGCGCTGCGGTTGCTGGCCGAGGTCGCGGTGGACGGCGCCGAGGCGCTGCTGCGCGAGGCGGTGGCGGTGCTGACCGCGAGCACCGCGCGCCTGGAACTGGCCCGCGCGCAGGCGGCCCTGGCCGCCGTGGTGGAGGCGGGCGACCCGCGGGAGGCCGCGGCCCTGCGGCGCTCGGCGCTGGAGCTGGCCGAGGACTGCGGCGCCGAGAGCCTGCACCGGGAGCTGACCGACCTGGTGCGCGGCGGGGACGCCGACGCGGCGCAGGCGGTCCGCGCCCGCCGGCACCGCCGCCTGTGCGCCACCGAGGACCGCGCCGCGCGGCTGCTGGCCCAGGGCACGGACGTCCACGGCATCGCGGCGGCCCTGTTCCTCACCCCGGTGGCCGTGCACGGTCTGCTGCAACAGGTCAAGAGCACCCTGCAGGTGCAGGACGACGAGGACCTGGCCGCCGCCCTGCCCTGA
- a CDS encoding DUF1801 domain-containing protein has translation MTSTPKMPRADQDAGLSPQERAAVRQRAAELKTRSRRAHAADKAAADEADVLAKIAQMPAGDRALAEHVHQVITRAAPDLAPRLYYGQPGYARGGKVVCFFRSGQVDKLRYSTFGFSPEAGLDQAAGLWPTSYALTQEATDEAWDQLAELVAKAAPTSPLTPGPSSSRGDEQS, from the coding sequence ATGACGTCGACGCCGAAGATGCCCCGAGCCGACCAGGACGCCGGTCTGTCCCCGCAGGAACGCGCCGCCGTCAGGCAACGGGCCGCCGAGCTGAAAACCCGATCCCGGCGCGCTCACGCGGCCGACAAGGCCGCCGCTGACGAGGCCGACGTCCTCGCCAAGATCGCGCAGATGCCGGCCGGCGACCGCGCCTTGGCCGAGCACGTCCACCAGGTCATCACCCGGGCGGCGCCGGACCTGGCGCCGAGGCTCTACTACGGCCAACCCGGCTACGCCCGAGGAGGGAAGGTCGTGTGCTTCTTCAGGAGCGGGCAGGTGGACAAGCTGCGGTACTCCACCTTCGGGTTCAGCCCCGAGGCGGGGCTGGACCAAGCCGCAGGCCTGTGGCCCACCTCCTACGCGTTGACGCAGGAGGCGACCGATGAGGCGTGGGACCAGCTCGCTGAACTGGTCGCCAAAGCCGCACCCACCTCCCCCCTCACCCCTGGACCCAGCAGCTCCCGAGGCGACGAGCAGTCCTGA
- a CDS encoding GNAT family N-acetyltransferase, whose product MTQLAFKELALHRVQAETLVDNVRSQRVLKRVGFTRYGLAPE is encoded by the coding sequence ATGACCCAGCTGGCCTTCAAGGAGCTGGCGCTGCACCGGGTACAAGCAGAGACGCTGGTGGACAACGTCCGATCCCAGCGGGTGCTAAAAAGGGTCGGCTTCACCCGCTACGGGCTGGCCCCGGAGTAG